A DNA window from Candidatus Desulfatibia profunda contains the following coding sequences:
- a CDS encoding sigma-54-dependent Fis family transcriptional regulator, with translation MRKPETKNKSGGLTSFKDVTDLIQLQLRAGKLNRFANIIGRDIKMLQVFQQINDVAGYDYPVHIYRETGTGKELVASAIHNESPRGGAPFVPINCGALPENLIETELFGHVRGAFSGAIRDKKGRFELADGGTIFLDEISELSRNMQVRLLRFLQEGTFERVGGEKTISVKVRVISASNKDLKKEVRQNNFRDDLYYRINVIPIHLPPLRERKNDIPMLLEHFLQEAGDRYGHKQLRISKDALALMMDHRWPGNVRELQNALQFAIVKCRGNVISPRDLPMEIRDVQHIGSRTGPPRKLNKSPLPPLC, from the coding sequence ATGCGCAAACCTGAAACCAAGAATAAATCAGGGGGGCTGACGTCGTTCAAAGATGTAACCGATCTGATACAGCTTCAACTGAGAGCCGGAAAGCTTAACAGATTTGCCAACATTATCGGCAGGGATATCAAAATGCTTCAGGTTTTCCAGCAGATCAACGACGTTGCCGGGTATGACTACCCGGTGCATATCTATAGAGAAACCGGCACCGGCAAAGAACTGGTTGCATCCGCAATTCATAATGAAAGCCCGCGCGGGGGCGCGCCATTTGTGCCGATCAATTGCGGAGCCCTGCCCGAAAACCTCATTGAAACCGAGCTGTTCGGGCATGTAAGAGGGGCATTTTCAGGTGCTATCCGTGATAAAAAGGGGCGCTTTGAACTCGCCGACGGCGGTACGATATTTCTCGACGAAATATCCGAACTTTCCAGGAATATGCAGGTCAGACTTCTGCGCTTCCTGCAGGAAGGCACCTTTGAAAGGGTCGGCGGAGAAAAAACCATTTCCGTCAAGGTCAGGGTTATCAGTGCATCCAACAAGGATCTTAAAAAAGAAGTCCGGCAAAATAATTTTCGCGATGACCTTTACTATCGGATCAATGTCATTCCTATCCATCTCCCCCCGCTGCGTGAACGCAAAAACGATATTCCCATGCTGCTTGAACATTTCCTGCAGGAGGCCGGTGACAGGTACGGCCATAAACAGCTTCGCATCTCCAAAGATGCTCTGGCGCTGATGATGGACCATCGATGGCCGGGAAACGTACGGGAACTGCAAAATGCCCTGCAGTTTGCGATTGTAAAGTGCCGCGGCAATGTGATCTCACCGCGTGATCTGCCTATGGAAATTAGAGATGTTCAACATATTGGCTCCAGGACCGGCCCGCCGCGAAAACTCAATAAATCCCCCCTTCCCCCCCTTTGCTAA
- a CDS encoding DUF1844 domain-containing protein — protein MPEKKDFIIKDKRIFSEEDQDTKHKEKAGPSKKEGKKQESQGAAVSEEPESNYQLPEINFPTFIFSLNSSALVHLGIIDDPASGKKVKNLAFAKQTIDILGMLEEKARGNLTKDEESMLKNILYDLRILYVKEKG, from the coding sequence ATGCCTGAAAAAAAAGATTTTATTATAAAAGACAAAAGAATATTTTCGGAAGAAGATCAGGACACAAAGCACAAGGAAAAGGCCGGACCTTCTAAAAAAGAGGGCAAAAAGCAGGAATCGCAAGGGGCTGCCGTATCCGAGGAGCCTGAATCAAATTATCAGCTTCCGGAAATCAATTTTCCAACCTTTATTTTTTCTTTAAATTCTTCAGCGCTGGTACATCTTGGGATCATCGATGATCCGGCATCCGGGAAAAAGGTGAAAAATTTGGCTTTCGCCAAACAGACCATTGATATTCTGGGCATGCTGGAGGAAAAAGCTCGCGGGAATTTAACAAAAGACGAAGAGAGCATGCTAAAAAATATCCTGTATGATCTTAGGATTTTATATGTTAAAGAGAAAGGCTAG
- the ispE gene encoding 4-(cytidine 5'-diphospho)-2-C-methyl-D-erythritol kinase, translating to MNKHPGTMKILSPAKINLLLQVTGKRPDGYHNLISLMCCIGLYDTVSLTFGLETTTVACKHPGVPQDETNLAFKAADLFLKSLNSNEGVGILIEKKIPVAAGLGGGSSNAAAVLLGLNRCYGHPFSWEDLVSIGLSIGADIPFFLFGRPAIATGVGEKLEAYRGLKKLKILLINPGFSVSTAEVYKNLNLGLTKCKKKLSYSLLKKQAFDIRKHLCNDLETAAAPMYPVISKAKEALLKYGAIGALMSGSGPTVFGLFTNSVTARKAKQALSKDNGWQSYLADMITQDTGYNIDDAGCVIQDR from the coding sequence ATGAATAAACATCCCGGTACCATGAAGATTCTTTCTCCTGCAAAGATAAACCTGTTGCTACAGGTTACCGGGAAACGACCGGACGGTTATCACAATTTGATAAGCCTGATGTGTTGTATCGGCCTTTACGATACGGTTTCACTCACCTTCGGCCTTGAAACCACCACGGTTGCCTGCAAGCATCCGGGCGTTCCGCAAGACGAAACAAACCTTGCCTTTAAAGCCGCCGATCTTTTTTTAAAATCCCTAAACAGCAATGAAGGTGTGGGTATTTTGATCGAAAAAAAAATACCGGTTGCTGCCGGTTTGGGCGGAGGAAGCAGTAATGCCGCCGCAGTTTTGCTGGGATTAAATCGCTGTTACGGCCATCCCTTTTCTTGGGAAGATCTCGTATCCATAGGGCTTTCCATCGGGGCGGACATCCCCTTTTTTTTATTTGGCAGACCGGCAATTGCAACCGGTGTCGGAGAGAAGCTTGAAGCCTACAGAGGGCTGAAAAAATTAAAAATTTTATTGATTAATCCAGGATTTAGTGTTTCGACGGCGGAGGTTTATAAAAATCTGAATTTAGGATTGACAAAATGTAAAAAAAAACTTAGTTATTCACTCTTGAAAAAACAGGCTTTTGATATACGCAAGCATTTGTGCAACGATCTTGAAACTGCCGCTGCACCAATGTACCCAGTTATATCGAAAGCCAAAGAGGCACTTTTAAAATATGGGGCCATAGGCGCTCTCATGTCAGGAAGCGGGCCGACGGTATTCGGCCTTTTTACGAATTCTGTGACTGCTCGGAAGGCAAAGCAGGCCCTTTCAAAAGATAATGGTTGGCAGTCGTATCTTGCAGATATGATAACGCAGGATACCGGATACAATATAGATGATGCAGGCTGCGTGATACAGGATAGATGA